One Nitrosopumilus piranensis genomic region harbors:
- a CDS encoding tRNA-binding protein, which translates to MSNVSYDDFAKLDIRVAKIIATEPIEGKTRIIKGQIDLGNDDQRDVIIGGAQYFQPDDIIGKTVIVLANLEPKKMAGVESNAMLLAADVDDRPFWLTVEEDVPLGSPIK; encoded by the coding sequence ATGTCAAATGTATCATATGATGATTTTGCAAAATTGGATATTAGGGTTGCAAAAATTATCGCAACAGAGCCAATTGAAGGAAAAACAAGAATAATCAAAGGCCAAATTGATTTAGGAAATGATGATCAACGTGATGTGATTATTGGTGGCGCTCAATATTTTCAACCAGATGATATTATTGGAAAAACTGTAATTGTTCTTGCAAATCTGGAACCAAAAAAGATGGCAGGAGTGGAATCTAATGCAATGCTTTTAGCTGCAGATGTAGATGACAGACCATTCTGGTTGACCGTGGAAGAAGACGTTCCTTTAGGAAGCCCTATCAAATAA
- a CDS encoding S1C family serine protease → MDKSGVFVGGAIGAAIAIVVFAVLFVSPPESVKPDIIVSNGHSPSTVGETTPAYTKKLSLIEIFEKSEPGVVRVNVQRGETGDSVGGVGSGFVFDKNGHVITNAHVIKESQKIVVTFLDGRSYNAEIIGVDTFTDLAIIKVNADLSLLQPLSIGDSSNLKVGEPIAAIGNPFGLSGSMTSGIVSQLGRLLPSGSGYSIPDVIQTDAAINPGNSGGPLLNMRGEVVGINTAIQSATGEFTGVGFAIPSQTVAKIIPTLIEDGEYKHPWIGISGRDIDPDLAKVLDLQDAVGFLIVTVVEDSPASKAGLIGSEKTIEVNGVNYPMGGDIILSVDDVEVRKIDDILIHLQRAKSVGDEMILEVLRDGRTTDVSIILQERPNGN, encoded by the coding sequence ATGGACAAATCAGGCGTATTTGTAGGTGGGGCCATAGGAGCTGCAATTGCAATAGTAGTTTTTGCAGTGTTATTTGTTTCACCACCAGAATCAGTAAAGCCAGACATTATTGTTAGTAATGGACATAGTCCAAGTACTGTTGGAGAAACCACCCCAGCATACACAAAAAAATTATCATTAATAGAGATATTTGAAAAATCAGAACCAGGAGTCGTCAGAGTTAATGTTCAAAGAGGTGAAACTGGCGATTCAGTTGGAGGAGTTGGCTCAGGTTTTGTCTTTGATAAAAATGGTCATGTAATAACAAACGCACATGTGATCAAAGAGTCTCAAAAAATTGTTGTAACTTTTCTTGATGGAAGATCATATAATGCAGAAATTATTGGAGTAGATACGTTCACAGATCTTGCAATAATCAAAGTTAACGCAGATTTATCATTGCTACAACCATTATCAATTGGAGATTCTTCAAATCTCAAAGTTGGAGAACCAATAGCAGCCATTGGTAATCCATTTGGACTATCAGGGTCCATGACATCAGGCATTGTTAGCCAATTAGGAAGATTGCTTCCATCAGGTTCAGGATATTCAATCCCAGATGTTATTCAAACAGATGCAGCTATCAACCCAGGAAACTCTGGAGGCCCATTATTGAATATGAGAGGAGAGGTAGTTGGAATCAATACTGCAATTCAATCAGCAACAGGGGAATTTACAGGTGTAGGATTTGCAATTCCATCACAAACAGTTGCAAAAATAATTCCTACATTGATTGAAGATGGGGAATACAAACATCCATGGATAGGGATTTCAGGCAGAGATATCGACCCTGATCTAGCCAAAGTATTAGATCTTCAAGATGCAGTGGGCTTTTTGATAGTAACAGTAGTAGAAGATAGTCCAGCATCCAAAGCAGGATTAATAGGATCAGAGAAAACTATTGAGGTAAACGGAGTCAACTATCCAATGGGGGGGGATATTATTTTATCAGTTGATGATGTTGAAGTAAGAAAGATTGATGATATTTTGATTCATCTTCAAAGAGCAAAATCAGTTGGGGATGAGATGATTTTAGAGGTGTTACGAGATGGTAGAACCACAGATGTTTCAATTATTCTTCAAGAAAGACCAAATGGGAATTAA
- a CDS encoding DUF1512 domain-containing protein, whose protein sequence is MDFTNFDFDQLFGMKDDTNPLMMLIWILPIIIFIFYGQRIQLYVTSGEIKKGIKKLGGFREESRNELINYVNKHLNPKDNPEKKIDQFLDYFTIMPVDMDPNGIVEKVQHTVRSREDYTREHVKSLFSEINDVELSKTQTLLEIASSLQMIHKIINHMFLTAKKQNNYPLILPLQMILPFIMEQAEAMKEAIPVFKRGQPVGDGIGPMVVGKMMLHSPKEIVAFQTAVAKTEFESRKLFLLKAEGPGSTVGRPADALESIISENKLDAIIMIDAALKMEGEDSASVARGFGAAIGGIGTEKFHIEAIATKKQIPIFSIVVKQSVKEAITLMTKEIADQADDVRLQVYEMIRENTKEGQSVAIIGVGNTVGVPQ, encoded by the coding sequence GTGGATTTTACAAATTTTGATTTTGATCAGCTGTTTGGAATGAAAGATGATACCAATCCCTTAATGATGCTGATCTGGATTTTGCCAATTATCATCTTCATTTTTTATGGTCAACGAATTCAATTGTATGTAACTTCAGGTGAAATTAAAAAAGGAATTAAAAAACTAGGTGGATTCAGGGAAGAATCAAGAAATGAATTAATTAATTATGTCAATAAACATCTGAATCCAAAAGATAACCCTGAAAAGAAAATTGATCAATTTCTAGATTATTTTACTATAATGCCTGTTGATATGGATCCGAATGGAATTGTTGAGAAGGTCCAGCATACAGTAAGATCCAGAGAAGATTATACCCGAGAACATGTGAAATCACTTTTTTCTGAAATAAATGATGTAGAATTATCTAAAACTCAAACTTTGCTTGAAATTGCATCATCCTTGCAGATGATTCATAAAATTATCAATCACATGTTTTTGACTGCTAAAAAACAAAATAACTATCCTTTAATTTTGCCACTTCAGATGATTCTGCCTTTTATAATGGAGCAGGCAGAGGCAATGAAAGAAGCAATTCCTGTATTTAAAAGAGGACAACCTGTGGGTGATGGAATTGGACCCATGGTTGTTGGAAAAATGATGTTACATAGCCCAAAAGAAATTGTTGCGTTTCAAACTGCTGTTGCTAAAACTGAGTTTGAAAGCAGAAAATTATTTTTATTAAAAGCAGAAGGTCCTGGTTCTACTGTTGGAAGACCTGCTGATGCACTAGAATCAATAATTTCAGAAAATAAATTGGATGCAATAATTATGATTGATGCTGCATTGAAAATGGAAGGTGAGGACTCTGCATCTGTTGCACGAGGATTTGGTGCAGCCATTGGAGGAATTGGAACTGAGAAATTCCACATTGAGGCAATTGCAACTAAAAAACAAATTCCAATATTTTCTATTGTAGTAAAACAGTCTGTTAAGGAGGCAATAACTTTGATGACAAAAGAAATTGCAGACCAAGCCGATGATGTTCGCTTACAAGTCTATGAAATGATTAGAGAGAATACAAAAGAAGGTCAATCTGTAGCCATCATAGGTGTTGGCAATACTGTGGGAGTTCCTCAATAA
- a CDS encoding glycosyltransferase, giving the protein MDIVFDVFNYSLSAILIGICGAWTYLIKSMVDSFRLTPYLDRFKNTAQASPKVSIILPARNEEEFLGRCLDSLINQDYENYEIIVIDDSSEDSTANIISEYAKKNLKIIHVSARQKPDGWMGKNWACMEGYRKATGELLLFTDADTTHQKNVVSLAVAHLLSFDLDALSTIPKMRTFDFWTKITLPMISTFLHTRFSALNVNNPSKKTGYFFGSFFILKKTTYEQVGMHEGVKHEIIEDGALGKKVKESGYKMKMVRGEHLIDAVWARDKTTLWNALKRLMIPLYLQSGKIAIGIFFAVMFLLFVPFPILVASILLPAETLSSKILCITSLIGSLLIYTGAIIEAKKGLELRFAHALFAPLGSLVVVLGFLTGLLQAKKTSSVTWRGRSYSMKDHTQSSISV; this is encoded by the coding sequence ATGGACATAGTATTTGATGTTTTTAATTATTCATTGTCTGCAATTCTAATTGGAATATGTGGAGCTTGGACATATCTAATAAAATCAATGGTAGATTCATTTCGATTAACACCATATTTAGATAGATTCAAAAACACTGCACAAGCATCACCAAAAGTATCAATAATTCTTCCAGCAAGAAATGAAGAGGAATTTCTTGGTAGATGTTTAGATTCATTAATCAATCAAGATTATGAGAACTATGAGATTATTGTAATTGATGACTCATCAGAAGATTCCACAGCAAACATAATTTCAGAGTATGCCAAGAAAAATCTAAAAATTATTCATGTGTCGGCAAGACAAAAACCAGATGGATGGATGGGTAAGAATTGGGCATGTATGGAAGGGTACAGAAAGGCAACTGGAGAACTTTTACTGTTTACAGACGCAGATACAACACATCAAAAAAACGTTGTATCACTTGCAGTGGCACACCTTCTTTCATTTGATTTAGATGCATTATCAACTATACCCAAAATGAGAACATTTGATTTTTGGACAAAAATTACACTTCCAATGATCTCAACATTTTTGCATACGCGATTTTCTGCATTAAATGTCAATAACCCTTCAAAAAAGACAGGGTATTTTTTTGGTAGTTTTTTCATTTTAAAGAAAACAACATATGAACAAGTTGGAATGCACGAAGGTGTAAAACATGAAATAATTGAAGATGGTGCACTTGGTAAAAAAGTAAAGGAATCAGGTTATAAAATGAAGATGGTTAGAGGAGAACATCTTATTGATGCAGTTTGGGCAAGAGACAAAACCACACTTTGGAATGCACTAAAAAGATTGATGATTCCTTTATACCTTCAAAGTGGAAAAATTGCGATAGGAATTTTCTTTGCAGTAATGTTTTTGCTCTTTGTTCCATTTCCAATTTTGGTGGCATCAATTTTATTACCTGCTGAAACTTTATCTTCAAAAATTCTTTGCATCACATCACTAATCGGATCACTTTTGATTTATACTGGAGCAATAATCGAAGCCAAAAAAGGATTGGAGTTAAGATTTGCTCATGCATTATTTGCCCCACTAGGCAGTTTGGTGGTAGTTTTAGGATTTTTGACAGGATTACTTCAAGCCAAAAAAACGTCATCAGTTACTTGGAGAGGAAGAAGTTACTCTATGAAGGATCATACTCAGAGTTCAATTAGCGTATAG
- a CDS encoding type II toxin-antitoxin system RatA family toxin codes for MAKIEVKVQIIAPVEKVWDIVSDIDNEPKFWKGTKKVRNISKNENTINREITIAFRDQKCLQEITIEPKKRIHAKFTKGIINGEKIVTLIPEEGKTILQTVWDIKLTGMMGMFTGMIKKHIKSGTEQAMQSIKEEIER; via the coding sequence ATGGCAAAAATAGAAGTCAAAGTCCAAATTATTGCTCCTGTTGAAAAAGTATGGGATATTGTTTCAGATATCGATAATGAACCAAAATTTTGGAAGGGGACAAAAAAAGTAAGAAATATCTCAAAGAATGAAAATACCATCAACAGAGAAATTACAATAGCATTTCGTGATCAAAAATGTCTACAAGAGATCACCATAGAGCCAAAGAAGAGAATTCATGCAAAATTCACCAAAGGAATAATCAATGGTGAAAAAATTGTCACTTTAATTCCAGAAGAAGGTAAGACCATTCTTCAAACTGTCTGGGACATTAAATTGACAGGAATGATGGGGATGTTTACTGGAATGATAAAAAAACACATCAAAAGCGGTACTGAGCAAGCTATGCAAAGTATCAAAGAAGAGATTGAGAGATAG
- the cofG gene encoding 7,8-didemethyl-8-hydroxy-5-deazariboflavin synthase subunit CofG: MNKLVLNSESLNNVLDNRGISRQNILEIYQHAIKDPNELFSAAQILRKKYKGNAVTFSKKAFFNIVNLCKDSCSYCTYKAEPEEEKLSLMSKQQITELLELAKKYRCVEALFVTGEQPEQRYQEARDWLKENEVTSTSEYLIHASEIALEKGLFPHTNAGNLNFEEMRELKKTNISMGLMLENVSERLTEKGMPHFLAASKRPKARLEILENSGKLRIPMTTGILVGIGETIEEIIDSLLAIKQLHQKYGNIQEIILQNFQPKQDTRMKDEPSADEKYFKIVVALSRIIMPKMNIQIPPNLSPRSYQSFLSVGINDWGGISPLTPDFVNPEFSWPEINKVEENSKNAGFNLKCRFPIYPEFSSFISKELQDKMEKIQDEEGLVKEEYWR; the protein is encoded by the coding sequence TTGAACAAACTTGTACTGAATTCTGAGAGTTTAAACAATGTTTTAGACAATAGGGGAATTTCGCGTCAAAATATATTAGAAATTTATCAACATGCAATAAAAGATCCAAATGAGCTTTTTTCAGCAGCACAAATTTTAAGAAAAAAATACAAAGGAAATGCAGTTACATTTTCAAAAAAGGCATTTTTCAATATTGTTAATCTATGCAAAGATAGTTGCTCATATTGCACATACAAAGCAGAGCCAGAGGAAGAAAAATTATCACTAATGTCAAAGCAACAAATTACAGAATTACTTGAACTGGCAAAAAAATACAGATGTGTTGAAGCATTATTTGTAACAGGTGAACAACCCGAACAGAGATATCAGGAAGCAAGAGATTGGTTAAAAGAAAATGAGGTTACATCAACGTCAGAGTATCTAATTCATGCATCAGAAATAGCATTAGAAAAAGGGTTGTTCCCACATACCAACGCAGGCAATCTAAATTTTGAAGAGATGAGAGAGTTAAAGAAAACAAATATTTCGATGGGATTAATGCTTGAAAATGTTAGTGAAAGATTAACTGAAAAAGGAATGCCTCATTTCTTGGCAGCAAGTAAAAGACCAAAGGCAAGATTAGAGATTTTAGAAAACTCCGGAAAATTACGAATTCCAATGACCACAGGAATTCTTGTAGGGATTGGAGAAACCATAGAGGAAATTATCGATTCATTACTGGCAATAAAACAATTACATCAAAAATACGGAAACATTCAAGAAATAATTTTACAAAATTTCCAACCAAAACAAGACACTAGAATGAAAGACGAGCCATCAGCTGATGAGAAATATTTCAAGATTGTAGTGGCGCTATCTCGAATCATCATGCCAAAAATGAATATACAGATTCCACCAAATCTCTCTCCAAGATCATATCAAAGTTTTTTGTCAGTTGGAATAAATGATTGGGGAGGAATTTCTCCTCTAACACCTGATTTTGTAAATCCTGAATTTTCTTGGCCAGAAATAAACAAGGTAGAAGAAAATTCAAAGAATGCAGGATTTAATTTGAAATGTAGATTTCCAATATATCCTGAATTCTCTTCTTTTATTAGTAAAGAGTTACAAGATAAAATGGAAAAAATTCAAGATGAGGAAGGTCTAGTAAAAGAGGAGTATTGGAGATGA
- a CDS encoding TATA-box-binding protein, translated as MPQTKPIVSVENVVASASVDQKMDLNEITRTFPDVEYHPDQFPGLVFRLKSPKTATLIFTSGKMVCTGSKSEEMARKAVKTVVQKLRKGGIKVKKDAVVEIQNIVASINLGGKIHLEQAARTLPRSMYEPEQFPGLIHRMLDPKTVILLFSSGKLVCTGAKKEPDVYRSVNNLHALLEEKDLMIYD; from the coding sequence ATGCCACAAACCAAACCTATCGTAAGTGTGGAAAATGTAGTAGCTTCTGCATCTGTAGACCAAAAGATGGACTTAAATGAGATCACCAGAACATTTCCAGATGTAGAATACCATCCGGACCAATTTCCAGGATTAGTTTTTAGATTAAAGAGTCCAAAAACTGCAACATTAATTTTCACTTCAGGTAAAATGGTATGTACTGGTTCTAAATCAGAAGAGATGGCAAGAAAAGCCGTAAAGACAGTTGTTCAAAAACTTCGAAAGGGTGGAATCAAAGTAAAGAAAGATGCAGTTGTAGAAATCCAAAATATAGTTGCATCAATTAACCTCGGCGGAAAAATCCACCTAGAACAAGCTGCAAGAACATTGCCACGAAGCATGTATGAACCAGAACAATTTCCAGGACTTATTCATAGAATGCTAGATCCTAAAACAGTCATTTTGCTATTTTCCTCAGGAAAACTGGTCTGTACAGGTGCAAAAAAAGAGCCAGATGTTTACAGGTCTGTAAATAATCTGCATGCATTACTAGAAGAAAAAGATCTAATGATTTATGACTAG
- the map gene encoding type II methionyl aminopeptidase, which produces MQIEEYIKAGKIASEVREIVRVKDWIGKTVYEICESVEDEIKKRGAKCAFPVNTSINEVAAHYTAEPNDPITIKDTDLVKIDLGAQINGYIADTAVTVCYDPQYDGLVQAAEEGLANAMSMIKAGVKASDVGRTIETTIKQMGYKPIANLSGHSLEQYTIHAGKSIPNIWSIGGFSLSENSAYACEPFVTTSDGGGFVRNGQIKNIFAINSRKKTKDPEADKMLDFIWENFNMLPFALRWITKERDEKEARDLLNILIKKKAVQAYPVLIEVNEQRVAQAEHTFIPTENGVTVTTKA; this is translated from the coding sequence GTGCAAATAGAAGAATACATCAAAGCAGGAAAAATTGCATCTGAGGTAAGAGAGATAGTCAGGGTAAAAGATTGGATTGGAAAAACAGTTTATGAAATTTGTGAGTCGGTAGAAGATGAGATTAAAAAACGTGGTGCAAAATGTGCGTTTCCAGTTAACACAAGTATCAATGAAGTAGCAGCTCACTACACTGCAGAGCCAAATGATCCCATCACTATCAAAGATACAGACTTGGTAAAAATTGATCTTGGTGCACAGATTAATGGGTACATTGCAGATACCGCAGTAACAGTATGTTATGATCCACAGTATGACGGACTAGTACAAGCAGCAGAAGAAGGACTAGCAAATGCAATGTCAATGATAAAAGCAGGAGTAAAAGCAAGTGATGTTGGAAGAACCATTGAAACTACAATAAAGCAAATGGGATACAAACCAATTGCAAATCTTAGTGGTCACTCCCTAGAACAGTACACAATACATGCAGGGAAATCTATTCCAAATATTTGGTCAATTGGAGGATTTTCACTTTCAGAAAATTCAGCATATGCATGTGAGCCATTTGTGACAACAAGTGATGGAGGGGGGTTTGTCAGAAACGGGCAGATAAAAAATATTTTTGCAATAAATTCTAGAAAGAAGACAAAGGATCCGGAAGCAGACAAGATGCTTGATTTTATTTGGGAGAATTTTAACATGTTACCATTTGCCTTAAGGTGGATTACAAAAGAAAGAGATGAAAAAGAAGCAAGGGATTTACTCAACATATTGATAAAGAAAAAAGCTGTCCAAGCATATCCAGTTTTAATTGAAGTCAATGAACAAAGAGTTGCTCAAGCAGAACACACATTCATTCCAACAGAAAATGGGGTCACCGTTACTACCAAGGCATAG